A stretch of Caenibius tardaugens NBRC 16725 DNA encodes these proteins:
- a CDS encoding lmo0937 family membrane protein → MLLAIAIALVVLWALGFIVFHVSAAAIHLLIFAAVVLLIVHFVRGARAI, encoded by the coding sequence ATGCTTTTGGCAATTGCGATTGCGCTTGTCGTGCTGTGGGCTTTGGGATTCATAGTATTCCATGTGAGTGCCGCAGCTATTCATCTGCTCATATTTGCTGCGGTTGTCCTTTTGATTGTCCACTTTGTCAGAGGCGCTCGAGCAATATAG
- a CDS encoding SMP-30/gluconolactonase/LRE family protein, producing the protein MIVRDEIRTLVEGLTLPECPRWHKGNLYFSDITAGRIYRLGGENRAELLYQSDGDFVGGLGFLDDDTLLAVLSKQRRIVRIADGKAQPYAALSDLCPFVLNDMVVSRNHAYISQPGFDIWADHPDGMPPATELLHVDPTRSSTLAATEMMSPNGMAISSDGRVLYVAESTALRITCYDIDPATGALSNRRLFAQLPDGGFPDGICLDDHGGVWAAVPVAVSGTSFGGGPGVIRMIEGGEVTHLVRVGSGRRALACAFGGNQRDILYVCTVPDFEVASAESDSQGKLECIEVEFKGQGVP; encoded by the coding sequence ATGATTGTACGGGACGAGATCCGCACGCTGGTGGAAGGGCTGACTTTGCCGGAATGCCCGCGGTGGCATAAGGGCAACCTTTATTTTTCAGATATCACTGCAGGCCGCATTTACAGGCTTGGCGGCGAAAACAGGGCTGAATTGCTATATCAATCCGATGGCGATTTCGTCGGTGGTCTGGGGTTTCTGGATGACGATACTCTTCTGGCGGTTTTGTCTAAGCAACGGCGTATCGTCCGGATTGCTGACGGGAAGGCGCAACCTTATGCGGCCCTGAGCGACCTCTGCCCGTTCGTGCTGAACGATATGGTCGTCAGCCGGAACCATGCCTACATCAGTCAGCCGGGGTTTGATATTTGGGCCGACCATCCCGACGGCATGCCTCCAGCGACAGAACTGCTGCACGTCGATCCGACAAGATCGAGCACTCTTGCGGCCACGGAAATGATGTCACCGAACGGTATGGCAATCAGTTCTGACGGCCGTGTGTTGTATGTGGCGGAAAGTACCGCTTTACGCATCACGTGCTACGATATCGATCCTGCGACCGGAGCATTGTCGAACCGGCGACTGTTCGCACAATTGCCCGATGGCGGCTTCCCCGATGGCATTTGTCTGGATGATCACGGTGGCGTGTGGGCAGCTGTTCCCGTCGCCGTTTCCGGAACATCCTTTGGTGGCGGGCCAGGGGTCATCCGCATGATTGAAGGTGGCGAAGTCACGCACCTTGTGCGGGTGGGATCGGGTCGCCGGGCGCTTGCCTGTGCATTTGGCGGCAATCAGCGCGACATTCTTTATGTTTGTACTGTCCCGGATTTTGAGGTGGCTTCAGCAGAATCCGATAGTCAGGGCAAACTGGAATGCATCGAAGTAGAGTTCAAAGGGCAAGGGGTTCCTTGA
- a CDS encoding class II glutamine amidotransferase, translating into MCELFAMSSEHPVRLRYALAEFATHGGQRFANRDGWGIVFAQPRDAYLFKEPSAGSTSALEKMVASQPPLSRLVVAHVRRATVGTPSLANTHPFQRRIHGQTHSFAHNGDLAELKVRYAGSPQAGECVGETDSELAFMVLLSQFAKLNDTATLADRFEIFTEFCHEIRPMGDSNVLYAQGETLFIHSDKRQYEYAYGALGPSRSPGLHMRQIPREEMLWEVKGASLKKHSHGSQVLIASVPLDSGEWTGLVEGTTLAFREGYEIMRGTL; encoded by the coding sequence ATGTGTGAACTCTTTGCGATGTCGAGCGAACACCCAGTCAGGCTGCGCTACGCGCTTGCCGAATTTGCGACCCACGGCGGCCAGCGCTTTGCCAATCGTGACGGATGGGGGATTGTGTTCGCACAACCCCGGGATGCCTATCTGTTCAAGGAACCCAGCGCCGGTTCCACAAGTGCGCTGGAAAAGATGGTTGCATCGCAACCGCCCCTATCGCGTCTGGTCGTCGCACATGTCCGCCGGGCTACTGTAGGAACCCCATCGCTGGCCAACACGCATCCTTTCCAGCGCAGGATTCACGGGCAGACTCACAGCTTCGCGCACAATGGTGATCTGGCGGAATTGAAAGTTCGCTATGCCGGATCGCCACAGGCTGGGGAATGCGTGGGTGAAACGGATTCCGAACTGGCATTCATGGTTCTTCTCAGCCAATTCGCGAAGCTGAACGATACGGCAACACTAGCGGATCGATTTGAGATATTCACAGAATTTTGCCATGAAATCAGACCAATGGGGGATAGCAACGTACTATATGCCCAAGGGGAAACCTTGTTTATCCATTCCGATAAACGCCAATATGAATATGCCTATGGGGCGCTCGGACCATCGCGAAGCCCCGGCCTCCATATGCGTCAGATCCCGCGCGAGGAAATGCTCTGGGAGGTGAAAGGCGCTTCACTGAAAAAGCACAGTCATGGATCGCAAGTTCTGATTGCCAGTGTTCCGTTGGATAGTGGCGAATGGACCGGTCTTGTCGAAGGGACAACGCTGGCCTTCCGTGAGGGGTATGAGATCATGCGGGGAACATTGTAG
- a CDS encoding serine hydrolase domain-containing protein: MLSNFEALQKTARGFVDQGVVPGVALAWQKDDGPIQYHAYGHLGFGSPVAVNERSLFRIFSMTKPITGIAAMMLVEAGSLSLDQPLSDILPAFRDMEVVVDGDGMRTRRASGPITIRHLLTHTAGFGSAGMTLGGLYVKNGIAPGVRERVPGPGELATPKTLAELGARVAGLPLAADPGTRFDYSISLDILGLVIETVSGMPFDRFLQQRLFEPLGMIDTGFAVDASRIDRFADLPEQKGLLWTLADDPRHSRYSMPYFPSGGGGLVSTAQDYARFAAMILNDGVWAGQPLLKPEIIHIARSNLLPEGIDRVDLPLGQTLAGIGFGAGMSVQLSPGRRTEGMFAWPGEVPVGVVGWPGAAGTACWIDPDRRFFLVLMTQYWPSWLNASMRPDIIAAAYSDMAKEKVR; this comes from the coding sequence ATGCTGTCGAATTTTGAGGCGTTGCAGAAAACTGCGCGCGGGTTTGTGGATCAGGGTGTCGTGCCTGGTGTGGCGCTGGCATGGCAAAAGGACGATGGTCCGATCCAGTATCATGCATACGGTCATCTGGGTTTCGGATCGCCTGTGGCGGTAAATGAACGCTCTTTGTTTCGAATTTTCTCGATGACCAAGCCCATCACCGGTATCGCCGCGATGATGCTGGTTGAAGCAGGTTCTCTCAGCCTCGATCAACCGTTGTCTGACATACTTCCCGCATTTCGCGATATGGAAGTTGTCGTCGACGGCGATGGCATGCGAACCCGGCGAGCGTCCGGCCCGATCACCATTCGTCACCTTCTCACACATACTGCGGGCTTCGGATCGGCAGGAATGACGCTGGGCGGTCTATATGTGAAGAATGGCATTGCGCCTGGTGTGCGGGAACGCGTGCCCGGACCGGGGGAACTGGCGACGCCGAAAACGCTGGCGGAATTGGGCGCGCGTGTAGCCGGCCTGCCGCTGGCTGCAGATCCGGGTACGCGGTTTGATTACAGCATATCTCTGGACATCCTTGGTCTCGTTATTGAGACAGTTTCGGGAATGCCATTCGACCGGTTCCTTCAACAGCGTCTGTTCGAGCCGTTGGGCATGATTGATACAGGCTTTGCTGTGGATGCCTCCCGGATTGATCGTTTCGCGGACCTGCCGGAGCAAAAAGGCCTGCTCTGGACCCTTGCGGACGATCCGCGTCACAGCCGCTATTCCATGCCATACTTTCCATCCGGTGGCGGGGGGCTTGTTTCGACAGCGCAGGATTACGCGCGTTTCGCGGCAATGATTCTGAATGACGGCGTATGGGCTGGTCAGCCGCTATTGAAACCTGAGATCATCCATATCGCACGTTCCAATCTTTTACCCGAAGGCATCGATCGCGTTGATCTCCCCCTTGGGCAAACGCTCGCGGGGATTGGTTTCGGGGCAGGCATGTCCGTGCAACTATCGCCGGGCCGTAGAACAGAGGGGATGTTTGCCTGGCCCGGTGAAGTGCCGGTTGGTGTTGTCGGCTGGCCGGGTGCAGCCGGGACGGCATGTTGGATCGATCCTGATCGCCGTTTCTTCCTCGTATTGATGACGCAATATTGGCCATCATGGCTCAATGCATCGATGCGACCAGATATAATTGCTGCAGCGTATAGCGATATGGCGAAAGAAAAGGTCCGTTAA